From one Shewanella sp. GD04112 genomic stretch:
- a CDS encoding WYL domain-containing protein, producing the protein MTTTKELDPVLAERYRFIDFLLLFKGQLTRAELVKRFSIGEATASRTIASFLEKYPEETEYLGPRYGYRANPFYQHKYEHNAVTGLQYTAYGTLTQILDVQRYGIVINKFAKQLDVANVAPVCRAIVNNASLHIQYASTTSGIKDRVVTPHSIFEAGGFWYFRAYDKSAYEFRTFKLSRVIKVFQLHPDSSNDYSKARDDSWNRQRMVELMAHPRNPIPDAQLSDIGIKDGEHRSILVSEALIGFVLNDMRVDCSTSHKLNFIEYPLALKNRTELLSVESMQFAPGFTSSTDNRSRL; encoded by the coding sequence ATGACAACAACTAAAGAACTTGATCCTGTTTTAGCTGAGCGATACAGGTTTATAGATTTCCTACTGCTGTTCAAAGGTCAGCTAACTCGTGCAGAGCTGGTTAAACGATTCAGCATTGGTGAAGCTACAGCAAGTAGAACTATAGCCTCCTTTTTGGAAAAGTATCCTGAAGAGACGGAGTATTTGGGGCCAAGGTATGGTTATAGAGCGAATCCATTCTATCAACATAAATATGAGCATAACGCAGTTACAGGACTGCAATACACAGCTTACGGCACTCTTACTCAAATACTAGATGTACAACGGTATGGAATAGTCATCAATAAGTTTGCCAAGCAACTTGATGTAGCTAATGTGGCGCCTGTTTGTAGAGCTATAGTAAATAACGCTAGTTTGCACATTCAGTATGCATCTACAACCTCTGGTATTAAAGATAGAGTGGTGACCCCCCATTCTATATTTGAGGCCGGAGGGTTTTGGTATTTCCGAGCATATGATAAGTCTGCATATGAGTTTCGAACGTTTAAACTCAGTCGAGTTATCAAAGTATTCCAATTACATCCTGACTCGTCCAACGATTATTCCAAGGCTCGTGACGATAGTTGGAACCGTCAAAGAATGGTAGAACTTATGGCACATCCGAGAAATCCGATCCCAGATGCACAATTATCTGATATAGGTATTAAAGACGGTGAGCACCGATCAATCCTTGTTTCGGAGGCTTTAATAGGTTTTGTACTTAATGATATGAGAGTGGATTGCTCTACAAGCCACAAACTCAACTTTATAGAGTATCCGTTGGCTCTAAAAAATCGTACTGAACTACTTTCTGTTGAGTCTATGCAGTTTGCTCCTGGCTTTACATCGAGCACTGATAATAGAAGCAGATTGTGA
- a CDS encoding IS3-like element ISSpu6 family transposase (programmed frameshift): protein MARYSPERKEAILKKLLPPHNLTVAEVAREEGIAVQTLYHWRDIARKEGRPVPGKTLTADDWSAEAKLAVIIETAPLSEAEINQYCREKGLFREQVQQWKQDCLAGFQTSEVQTKTIKQQAKADKAEIKSLQRELRYKEKALAEAAALLVLRKKPQCALGGRQRGELTPLPERIALIALIQEAYTNGARLYKACAETGLSKRTYRRWYREGQVQADLRPTAARPEPANKLEEHERQQILSVCNQAEYASLPPSQIVPTLLDNGIYIASESSFYRVLNAHGQLNHRGRTQAAVNRSKPLSYRADGPNQVWSWDITYLASIVKGQFYYLYLFEDIYSRKIVGYEVHEQESGEYAAALIQRCLLREQCFNTPLVLHSDNGAPMKSLTMKAKLEELGITASLSRPRVSNDNPFSESLFKTLKYRPQWPASGFSCLATAREWVEKFVTWYNDEHKHSQLNFVSPGQRHALQDGAILAKRKKVLEAAKERKPMRWSTEIRNCEAVGAVTLNPDKAPEEGVINAA from the exons ATGGCTCGGTATTCACCAGAACGTAAAGAAGCGATCCTTAAAAAATTATTACCTCCTCACAACTTAACGGTCGCAGAGGTCGCTCGGGAAGAAGGCATCGCGGTGCAAACCTTGTATCATTGGCGAGATATTGCCAGAAAAGAAGGTCGCCCCGTGCCAGGTAAAACATTAACAGCCGATGATTGGTCGGCTGAAGCAAAACTTGCCGTGATTATTGAAACAGCGCCGCTGTCGGAAGCGGAGATAAACCAGTATTGCCGTGAAAAGGGCTTGTTCCGCGAGCAAGTACAGCAGTGGAAACAGGATTGTTTAGCTGGTTTTCAAACCTCAGAAGTACAAACTAAAACCATTAAACAGCAGGCTAAGGCTGACAAAGCCGAAATCAAATCGCTGCAACGGGAATTGCGCTATAAGGAGAAAGCGCTGGCTGAAGCTGCTGCGTTACTGGTGCTCAGAAAAAAGC CTCAATGCGCTCTGGGGGGACGACAGCGAGGAGAGCTAACCCCCTTGCCTGAGCGCATAGCATTGATTGCCTTAATCCAAGAGGCCTATACCAATGGTGCTCGCCTTTATAAGGCTTGTGCTGAAACGGGCCTCAGTAAGCGTACCTATCGACGTTGGTATCGAGAAGGTCAAGTGCAAGCTGATTTAAGGCCAACAGCAGCTCGACCAGAGCCAGCAAATAAACTCGAAGAACATGAGCGACAACAGATATTAAGTGTGTGCAATCAAGCGGAGTACGCCAGCTTACCCCCGTCGCAAATTGTGCCAACATTATTAGATAACGGGATTTATATCGCCTCGGAATCCAGCTTCTACAGAGTGTTAAATGCTCATGGTCAACTTAACCATCGTGGCCGCACTCAGGCTGCGGTCAATCGAAGCAAACCGTTGAGTTATCGGGCAGATGGGCCGAATCAAGTGTGGTCATGGGACATCACTTATTTAGCCTCAATCGTCAAAGGCCAGTTCTACTATTTGTACCTGTTTGAAGATATTTACAGTAGAAAAATAGTGGGTTACGAAGTTCATGAGCAAGAAAGTGGGGAATATGCCGCTGCGCTAATCCAACGCTGTCTGTTACGCGAGCAATGCTTTAACACGCCATTAGTGCTGCATTCTGATAATGGGGCGCCGATGAAGTCACTGACCATGAAAGCCAAGCTGGAAGAGCTTGGTATTACGGCATCATTAAGTCGGCCGCGGGTGAGTAATGACAACCCCTTTTCAGAGTCGTTATTTAAAACGTTGAAATACCGCCCACAGTGGCCGGCATCAGGTTTTAGCTGCTTAGCAACAGCAAGAGAATGGGTGGAAAAGTTTGTAACCTGGTACAACGATGAGCATAAACACAGCCAGCTAAATTTTGTCTCACCAGGGCAACGTCATGCACTGCAAGATGGCGCTATTTTAGCGAAGCGCAAGAAAGTGCTTGAGGCGGCGAAGGAAAGAAAACCGATGCGTTGGTCTACAGAGATCAGAAATTGTGAAGCGGTTGGCGCTGTAACACTCAACCCAGATAAGGCACCAGAAGAAGGCGTAATAAATGCAGCTTAA
- a CDS encoding PepSY-associated TM helix domain-containing protein produces MAKISNRFWFMLHGWVSLPIWILFSFICLTGTVAVLSHELTWLTNPAARATNPNELPAKPVDELMLVVEKAYPNAQVMGAMTLEPYLVNAITFTDADKPYAIAYVNQYTGEIQQINEGLTFIGFMRSLHGWLLFPWQSGYSVGYYLVCSMALLMLASLITGLIVYKRFWRSFFAPKLRLTQGKKTLLSDLHKLSGVWSIWFIAIMSLTGLWYLVQAIFWHADIDIESHAPMIAAEQVPLMQAGDTQLPSANVSFTEALSLAKQRFPDFQPSYVMLPEHQRDMYHLSGSGDHIFYDQYSYSLSINPWTGEIASATSPETMTGMQTLMHIADPLHYGTLAGIWTKLIWFFFGLVLSGMSITGFMMWGLRHVRAFKQAETKDLAADMIGEAR; encoded by the coding sequence ATGGCGAAAATAAGTAATCGCTTCTGGTTTATGTTACACGGTTGGGTATCTTTGCCCATCTGGATTTTATTCAGTTTTATCTGTTTAACGGGCACTGTGGCCGTGTTGAGTCATGAGTTGACTTGGCTGACCAATCCAGCGGCTCGTGCGACTAATCCTAACGAATTACCCGCAAAACCCGTTGACGAGTTGATGCTGGTGGTCGAAAAGGCGTATCCAAATGCGCAAGTGATGGGGGCAATGACCCTTGAGCCTTATTTAGTCAATGCCATTACCTTTACCGATGCCGATAAACCCTATGCCATCGCCTATGTGAATCAATATACGGGCGAGATCCAGCAGATCAATGAAGGGTTAACCTTTATCGGTTTTATGCGCTCATTACATGGTTGGTTGTTGTTCCCCTGGCAGAGCGGTTATAGCGTGGGCTATTACCTTGTGTGCTCTATGGCACTTTTGATGCTTGCCTCATTGATAACGGGACTCATCGTTTATAAACGTTTTTGGCGCAGCTTTTTTGCACCAAAACTTAGACTCACCCAAGGGAAGAAGACTCTATTGTCGGATCTGCATAAATTATCCGGCGTCTGGTCGATTTGGTTTATCGCGATTATGAGCCTCACAGGGCTGTGGTATTTAGTCCAAGCCATCTTTTGGCATGCCGATATCGATATTGAATCCCATGCGCCTATGATTGCCGCCGAGCAAGTGCCTTTGATGCAAGCTGGCGATACGCAACTGCCAAGCGCGAATGTCTCTTTTACTGAGGCCTTAAGTTTAGCCAAGCAGCGTTTCCCCGATTTTCAACCAAGCTATGTGATGCTGCCTGAACATCAACGGGATATGTACCATTTAAGTGGTAGTGGCGATCATATTTTTTACGATCAATATTCCTATAGTCTCAGCATTAATCCATGGACTGGTGAAATTGCCAGTGCTACCTCGCCAGAAACCATGACAGGTATGCAAACCTTAATGCATATTGCCGATCCGCTGCATTACGGCACCTTAGCTGGTATTTGGACTAAATTGATTTGGTTCTTCTTTGGACTGGTGCTTTCTGGGATGTCGATCACTGGTTTTATGATGTGGGGATTGCGCCATGTCCGCGCCTTTAAACAGGCCGAAACCAAAGACTTAGCCGCAGATATGATAGGGGAGGCTCGCTAA
- a CDS encoding MBL fold metallo-hydrolase → MHKVFATLVLLTYSFIVQANSISVERVSEQVHLLKGIDYGTNIGLILTQDGLVLIDPMPGDEHLGALDDAIQSLYVKPVKFILNTHEHADHTGGNQHFIQQGASLVPTQDTVPSQNVSSLKVPLQNTAQMQNTVAAQKTVPMQPVITDILATQVSSHSSADWIYFHPWSNSLFVGDIVDNSWHPTFYAGGISGFNAAINHILAIGNEDSLIVPGHGKPSSKASLRRFQQNTNDWVQHIESLIDSGKSVEQITQHPQIAERVARFNQEGKSPFLPPKALRKFIERTIAVIEKERQTSGK, encoded by the coding sequence ATGCATAAGGTATTCGCTACCCTCGTTCTTTTAACGTATAGCTTCATTGTTCAAGCCAATTCGATCAGTGTTGAGCGAGTCTCTGAACAAGTACATCTTTTAAAAGGCATAGATTACGGCACCAATATTGGACTGATATTGACGCAGGATGGTTTAGTGCTTATCGATCCTATGCCTGGGGATGAACACTTAGGTGCTCTGGATGATGCGATTCAATCTCTCTATGTCAAACCCGTTAAATTCATCTTAAATACCCATGAACACGCCGATCATACCGGCGGTAATCAGCACTTTATCCAACAGGGTGCGAGCCTAGTGCCAACGCAAGACACAGTTCCATCGCAAAACGTATCTTCACTAAAAGTACCGTTGCAAAATACAGCCCAGATGCAGAACACGGTGGCAGCGCAAAAAACTGTGCCAATGCAACCCGTGATAACCGATATATTGGCCACCCAAGTATCATCCCATTCATCAGCTGACTGGATTTATTTTCATCCATGGAGCAACAGCCTGTTTGTCGGCGATATTGTCGATAACAGCTGGCATCCGACTTTTTATGCTGGTGGTATTAGCGGATTTAATGCCGCCATCAACCATATTTTAGCCATAGGTAATGAGGACAGCCTTATCGTACCTGGCCATGGTAAGCCAAGTAGTAAGGCATCCCTGCGCCGCTTTCAGCAAAACACCAATGACTGGGTGCAACATATCGAGTCGCTAATTGACTCAGGCAAGAGTGTGGAACAGATAACCCAACATCCACAGATCGCAGAGCGGGTTGCGCGCTTTAATCAGGAGGGCAAATCCCCTTTTCTGCCGCCAAAAGCCTTGAGGAAATTTATCGAACGTACCATTGCCGTGATAGAAAAAGAACGTCAAACATCGGGAAAATAA